The following are from one region of the Mycolicibacterium diernhoferi genome:
- a CDS encoding LysR family transcriptional regulator: MTRRFPDLRRLRHFIAVAETGSFTAAANSLHLSQQALSSSVAQLEKELGATLFTRDGRRVSLTPAGGLLLDEGRTLLAAAYTVTDRVQRAAAGAEGEFVVGYAPTLSGAEAYVHLEPAIDAFPDRSFTFRQLFPDDLVREIISGTVHLGLRRGVVPYADLATAVVGYDRVRLALPAEHRLAAKSVIDISELAGETVALWAPPGASSYSDFLMGACRRAGFEPDYLVSRVQGSAPVAAPITTGGVAFVTTPAGAAMNGRVRVVDLEPELLVGVQAIWLRHTSSGERDAVVAAGR, translated from the coding sequence ATGACGCGCCGATTTCCGGACCTGCGCCGACTACGGCACTTCATCGCCGTCGCCGAAACCGGCAGCTTCACCGCGGCCGCGAACAGCCTGCACCTGAGCCAGCAGGCCCTGAGCAGCTCGGTGGCCCAACTGGAGAAGGAACTCGGCGCGACGCTGTTCACCCGGGACGGGCGTCGGGTGTCGCTCACCCCCGCCGGTGGACTGCTGCTGGACGAGGGCCGCACCCTGCTGGCCGCGGCCTACACCGTCACCGACCGGGTACAGCGGGCCGCGGCCGGAGCCGAGGGCGAGTTCGTGGTGGGCTATGCGCCGACCCTCAGCGGCGCCGAGGCCTACGTGCACCTGGAACCGGCCATCGACGCGTTCCCGGACCGGTCGTTCACCTTCCGGCAACTCTTCCCCGACGATCTTGTACGCGAGATTATTTCCGGCACAGTGCATCTGGGGTTGCGCCGCGGTGTGGTGCCCTACGCTGACCTGGCCACCGCCGTGGTCGGCTACGACCGGGTGCGGTTGGCGCTGCCCGCCGAGCACCGACTGGCCGCGAAGTCCGTGATCGACATCAGCGAACTGGCCGGCGAGACGGTGGCGCTGTGGGCCCCGCCCGGGGCGTCCTCCTACAGCGACTTCCTGATGGGCGCCTGCCGCCGCGCCGGGTTCGAACCGGACTACCTGGTGAGCCGGGTGCAGGGTTCGGCTCCCGTCGCCGCACCGATCACCACCGGCGGGGTCGCGTTCGTCACCACACCGGCCGGAGCCGCGATGAACGGCCGGGTGCGGGTCGTCGACCTGGAACCGGAACTGCTGGTCGGCGTGCAGGCAATATGGCTGCGGCACACCAGTTCCGGCGAACGGGACGCGGTGGTGGCCGCCGGACGCTGA
- a CDS encoding glycerol-3-phosphate dehydrogenase/oxidase, whose product MTRSALNGARRTAELAALGDGDPIDVLVIGGGITGTGIALDAATRGLRVVLVEKHDLAFGTSRWSSKLVHGGLRYLATGNVGIARRSAIERGILMTRNAPHLVSAMPQLVPLLPGMGRASRALVRTGFIAGDGLRALAGTPATVLPRSRRIGAERAVQLAPTVRRAGLDGAFLAYDGQLIDDARLVTAVARTAAQHGAVVLTRVSAHDAHGDSVRLTDELTGETVQVRARAVVNAAGVWAGEVDRSIRLRPSRGTHLVFDAAAFGNPTAALTVPIPGALNRFVFAMPEQLGRVYLGLTDEDAPGPVPDVPQPTPAEESFLLDTVNTALDTALTAADVRGRYAGLRPLIENEGDTADLSREHAVTESGDGVISVIGGKLTEYRYMAEDVVDRAVAMRGLAAAPCRTRNLPLVGAPANPVSTPRTPQDLPSALVARYGAEAPNVIARATCARPTDPVADGIDVIRAEFDYAVSYEGALTADDILDRRTRIGLVPEDRDRVLATAAEFV is encoded by the coding sequence ATGACCAGAAGCGCGCTGAACGGCGCCCGCCGGACCGCCGAACTCGCCGCGCTCGGGGACGGCGACCCGATCGACGTCCTGGTGATCGGCGGCGGTATCACCGGCACCGGCATCGCGTTGGACGCGGCCACCCGCGGACTGCGCGTCGTGCTCGTCGAGAAACATGATCTGGCCTTCGGTACCAGCCGGTGGAGTTCCAAGCTCGTGCACGGCGGGCTGCGCTACCTGGCCACCGGCAACGTCGGCATCGCCCGGCGCAGCGCCATCGAACGTGGAATCCTGATGACCCGCAACGCACCTCACCTGGTCTCGGCGATGCCGCAGCTGGTACCGCTGCTCCCCGGTATGGGCCGTGCCTCGCGCGCCCTGGTGCGTACGGGCTTCATCGCGGGCGATGGGCTGCGCGCGCTGGCCGGCACGCCGGCCACCGTCCTGCCGCGGTCCCGCCGAATCGGTGCCGAACGGGCGGTGCAACTGGCCCCCACCGTGCGCCGGGCCGGCCTCGACGGTGCCTTTCTGGCCTACGACGGTCAGCTGATCGACGACGCCCGGTTGGTCACCGCGGTGGCCCGCACCGCCGCACAACACGGCGCGGTGGTGCTGACCAGGGTGTCCGCCCATGACGCACATGGCGATTCGGTCCGACTCACCGACGAGCTCACTGGAGAGACGGTGCAGGTCCGGGCCCGCGCGGTGGTGAACGCGGCCGGGGTGTGGGCGGGGGAGGTGGACCGTTCGATCAGGCTGCGCCCCAGTCGCGGCACCCACCTGGTGTTCGACGCGGCCGCCTTCGGCAATCCGACCGCGGCGCTGACGGTCCCGATCCCCGGTGCGCTCAACCGGTTCGTCTTCGCCATGCCCGAACAGCTGGGCCGGGTCTACCTCGGCCTCACCGACGAGGACGCGCCGGGGCCCGTTCCCGATGTGCCGCAACCGACTCCCGCCGAGGAGTCCTTCCTGCTCGACACCGTCAACACCGCGCTGGATACCGCACTGACCGCCGCCGACGTGCGCGGTCGCTACGCCGGGTTGCGGCCGCTGATCGAGAACGAGGGCGACACCGCCGACCTGTCCCGCGAGCACGCGGTGACCGAATCGGGTGACGGGGTGATCAGTGTGATCGGTGGCAAGCTCACCGAATACCGGTATATGGCAGAGGATGTGGTGGACCGGGCGGTGGCGATGCGGGGACTGGCCGCGGCGCCCTGCCGCACCCGCAACCTGCCGTTGGTCGGGGCCCCCGCCAATCCGGTGTCCACGCCGCGGACCCCGCAGGACCTGCCGTCCGCACTGGTGGCCCGGTACGGCGCCGAGGCGCCCAATGTCATCGCCCGCGCCACCTGTGCCCGGCCGACGGACCCGGTGGCTGACGGGATCGACGTGATCCGAGCCGAATTCGACTATGCCGTCAGCTACGAGGGCGCGCTGACCGCCGACGACATCCTGGACCGGCGCACCCGGATCGGCCTGGTGCCCGAGGACCGGGACCGGGTACTGGCCACGGCCGCCGAGTTCGTCTAG
- a CDS encoding TetR/AcrR family transcriptional regulator gives MMSISNDSPGEGSDAVQDRILDAAAACVLAYGIDRVTLAEIARRAGVSRPTVYRRWPDTRSILAALLTSRVVRVLDDPADREPGREALVGRIVAVAGKLQHDEIVMAVLHNAPELAMVYIAERLGTSQQILIDAVAGQIEQAQEHGSVRAGDPRRLAAMCLLITQSTVQSAQMVEPILSGGELDTELAHALNGYLKR, from the coding sequence ATCATGTCAATCAGTAACGATAGTCCCGGGGAGGGTTCCGACGCCGTGCAGGACCGGATCCTGGATGCCGCCGCGGCCTGCGTGCTCGCCTACGGCATCGACCGGGTCACCCTTGCCGAGATCGCGCGGCGCGCCGGCGTCAGCCGCCCGACGGTGTATCGGCGCTGGCCGGACACCCGATCGATCCTCGCCGCGCTGCTCACCAGCCGGGTCGTCCGGGTGCTCGACGACCCGGCCGACCGCGAGCCCGGACGCGAGGCCCTGGTCGGGCGCATCGTCGCCGTCGCCGGCAAGCTCCAGCACGACGAGATCGTGATGGCCGTGCTGCACAACGCCCCCGAACTTGCGATGGTCTACATCGCCGAACGACTGGGCACCAGCCAGCAGATCCTCATCGACGCGGTCGCCGGGCAGATCGAACAGGCCCAGGAACACGGCAGTGTGCGGGCCGGCGACCCGCGCCGGTTGGCGGCCATGTGCCTGCTCATCACCCAGTCCACCGTGCAGTCCGCGCAGATGGTCGAGCCCATCCTCAGCGGTGGCGAGCTGGACACCGAACTCGCCCACGCGCTGAACGGATACCTGAAGCGATGA
- a CDS encoding FAD-binding oxidoreductase, translated as MKWNAWGDPQAARPLSDGIKALLKQALGVEGPAAPDLDIADVRVRPSALTDADRNALQGAVGAPFCRVDDSSRLLRSGGKSTLDLLRRKDTGVQDAPDAVLFPADENDVAEILRVCGERRIAVVPFGGGTSVVGGLDPERGDFAAVISLDLRRLDALHSLDEVSGEAELGAGVTGPRAEELLGARGFSLGHFPQSFQFATIGGFAATRSSGQDSAGYGRFDDMVRGLRVVTPAGVLDLGRAPASAAGPDLRQLMLGSEGVFGIITSVRVRVHPVSRSTRYEAWSFPDFGTGADALRAVVQTGTGPTVIRLSDEVETGVNLATTESIGEQSITGGCLAITVFEGSPAHTESRHAETAALLRSRGATSLGEAAARNWEHGRFGAPYLRDSLLSAGALCETLETATTWAGVPALKAAVTAALTESLGQALVMCHISHVYPTGASLYFTVVAAQQGDPIEQWRRAKAAASDAMVRTGATITHHHAVGADHRPWMQAEIGDLGVDVLRAVKARLDPAGILNPGKLIP; from the coding sequence ATGAAATGGAACGCCTGGGGTGATCCGCAGGCCGCCAGGCCGCTCTCCGACGGCATCAAGGCACTGCTGAAGCAGGCGCTCGGTGTGGAGGGCCCGGCGGCGCCGGATCTGGACATCGCCGACGTCCGGGTCCGTCCGTCCGCGCTGACCGACGCCGACCGGAACGCACTGCAGGGCGCGGTCGGAGCGCCGTTCTGCCGGGTCGACGATTCGAGCCGGCTATTGCGGTCCGGCGGTAAGTCGACACTGGATCTGTTGCGCCGCAAGGATACCGGCGTTCAGGACGCACCGGACGCTGTGCTGTTCCCGGCCGATGAGAACGATGTGGCCGAGATCCTGCGGGTCTGCGGCGAACGCCGGATCGCGGTCGTCCCGTTCGGTGGCGGCACCAGCGTGGTGGGCGGCCTGGACCCGGAACGCGGTGATTTCGCCGCCGTCATCTCGCTGGATCTGCGCCGCCTCGATGCCCTGCACAGTCTCGATGAGGTGTCCGGCGAGGCCGAACTCGGCGCCGGGGTCACCGGCCCGCGCGCCGAGGAACTGCTCGGTGCCCGCGGCTTCTCGCTCGGGCATTTCCCGCAGAGTTTCCAGTTCGCCACCATCGGCGGGTTCGCCGCCACCCGGTCCTCCGGCCAGGATTCCGCCGGGTACGGCCGGTTCGACGATATGGTGCGCGGTCTGCGAGTGGTCACCCCCGCCGGGGTGCTCGACCTCGGCCGGGCCCCGGCCTCGGCGGCCGGGCCCGACCTGCGCCAGCTGATGCTGGGATCGGAGGGCGTGTTCGGCATCATCACCAGCGTGCGGGTGCGGGTGCATCCGGTATCGCGGTCGACCCGCTACGAGGCGTGGTCGTTCCCGGATTTCGGCACCGGCGCCGATGCCCTGCGGGCGGTCGTCCAGACCGGCACCGGACCGACGGTGATCCGGCTGTCCGACGAGGTCGAGACCGGGGTGAACCTGGCCACCACGGAAAGCATCGGGGAGCAGAGCATCACCGGCGGCTGCCTGGCGATCACCGTCTTCGAGGGCAGTCCGGCCCACACCGAGAGTCGGCACGCCGAGACCGCAGCGCTGCTGCGGTCCCGCGGCGCCACCTCCCTGGGCGAGGCCGCCGCGCGGAACTGGGAGCACGGCCGCTTCGGCGCACCGTATCTGCGTGATTCGCTGCTGTCCGCGGGCGCGCTGTGCGAGACGCTGGAGACCGCGACCACCTGGGCAGGCGTGCCCGCGCTCAAAGCCGCCGTCACCGCGGCGCTGACCGAATCGCTGGGACAGGCCCTGGTGATGTGCCATATTTCGCACGTGTACCCCACCGGCGCGTCGCTGTACTTCACCGTCGTCGCCGCCCAGCAGGGCGATCCGATCGAACAGTGGCGCCGCGCCAAGGCCGCGGCCTCGGACGCCATGGTGCGCACCGGCGCGACCATCACCCATCATCACGCGGTCGGCGCGGATCACCGGCCGTGGATGCAGGCCGAGATCGGCGACCTCGGCGTGGATGTCCTGCGGGCGGTCAAGGCCCGGCTGGATCCCGCCGGAATTCTCAACCCGGGCAAGCTGATTCCATGA
- a CDS encoding diacylglycerol kinase, whose protein sequence is MIGRVTVLTNPASGHGSASHAAERAITQLHRRGMDVVAIAGRDATHARQLVEGALERGMDALVVVGGDGIISLALQVLAQTDTPLGIIPAGTGNDHAREFGVPTNDPEAAADVVADGKVRQIDLGLITGADGTRRWFGTVMAAGFDSLVTDRTNRMRWPHGRMRYNLAMVAEISKLRLLPFRLVFDGDEVVTDLTLATLGNTRSYGGGMLICPGADPTDGMLDVTMVASASRTKLIRLFPTVFKGTHVNLDEVTTRRARTVTVDCPGINAYADGEYVCPLPVEVTAVPGALKILHSPEQAR, encoded by the coding sequence ATGATCGGCCGGGTCACCGTCCTGACCAACCCGGCATCGGGCCACGGCAGTGCGTCGCATGCCGCCGAGCGAGCCATCACCCAGCTGCACCGCCGCGGGATGGACGTGGTGGCCATCGCGGGCCGCGATGCCACCCACGCCCGCCAACTCGTGGAGGGTGCCCTGGAACGCGGCATGGATGCGCTCGTGGTCGTCGGCGGTGACGGCATCATCTCCCTGGCGCTGCAGGTACTCGCCCAGACCGACACGCCGCTGGGCATCATCCCGGCCGGCACCGGCAATGACCATGCACGTGAATTCGGCGTTCCCACAAACGATCCCGAAGCCGCCGCGGATGTGGTCGCCGACGGGAAGGTGCGCCAGATCGACCTCGGCCTGATCACCGGCGCCGATGGCACCCGCCGGTGGTTCGGCACGGTGATGGCGGCCGGGTTCGACTCGCTGGTCACCGACCGGACCAACCGGATGCGCTGGCCGCACGGGCGGATGCGCTACAACCTCGCCATGGTGGCCGAGATCTCCAAGCTGCGCCTGCTGCCGTTCCGGCTCGTCTTCGACGGCGATGAGGTGGTCACCGACCTGACGCTGGCAACCCTGGGCAACACCCGAAGTTACGGCGGCGGCATGCTGATCTGTCCGGGCGCCGACCCGACCGACGGGATGCTGGACGTCACCATGGTGGCCTCGGCTTCCCGCACCAAACTGATTCGGCTGTTCCCCACCGTGTTCAAGGGCACCCACGTCAACCTCGACGAGGTCACCACCCGGCGGGCGCGGACCGTCACGGTGGACTGTCCCGGAATCAACGCCTACGCCGACGGTGAGTATGTCTGCCCGCTGCCGGTCGAGGTGACCGCTGTGCCGGGCGCATTGAAAATCCTGCACTCCCCCGAACAGGCCAGGTAA
- a CDS encoding sensor histidine kinase has product MTTPRGHAAGVHRALTTAGFFFAGITPAVQFAAFHSSTPPYPNPALIWVAFAIHGAVWLAAVCGRLPAATMLASWSVVGISIGAQMAAAGVAEPVATRNIALTIAAATAMLLPLRQALAASAAVSLTTATAVLVAAQSPTSALWSIAVQTPIYSVSVAAALALAFRELRRVAEQADDQARAQLEADRTVQRKERALEAARRRARTIHDTIVNTLGAIATGRIVSSDPLVARRCAEDARMADLLRRSAAPQCPSVDDVITHAAAVGVRLQTADLATLSRRLGAEQSWRRREVISILREAVTNIGKHAGATQARLSYDAQSSTVTVRDDGAGMADPAPLTEAMADRVRDARAQVQIRSEAGHGTTVALQIPPLDDTATGVFEAASARMATAVAAVMLTEFLVIAVVITAFSGDWSSAAVLPQVLMWSVTAAVLAILVRSAGRERTLPVHAVIAAYLGLLGMVVVYHLADATGSVCGLKPTLAWGGDAVATVGAILVLVDGRFRVVGPAVGMTAAAIVAMLIGTESDCLGSTLGLFATDLLVIGAFYLLRRQTLRLSTVAAEHHGDQIRRREEQERIAAEDALHDDGFAATLEFSKDILQAVADRPERARHSQTRAEAGLEESYLRALIGLTADIATATALQHFVGAIDAARSAGVRISVHAAPGVLNDEYAGIVVSTLRQIIAKCEAGDDVSLGVFGPESAPSLIIVAPPPAVERYADATAAAMPPGTAQFTVTPGLGLIEMRWFDVAHRSGG; this is encoded by the coding sequence ATGACCACACCCCGGGGCCACGCTGCCGGTGTGCACCGGGCACTGACCACCGCGGGTTTCTTCTTTGCCGGCATCACCCCGGCGGTTCAGTTCGCTGCCTTCCACTCCAGTACGCCGCCGTACCCGAATCCCGCGCTCATCTGGGTCGCGTTCGCCATCCACGGGGCCGTCTGGCTGGCCGCGGTTTGCGGGCGGCTACCAGCGGCCACGATGCTCGCGAGTTGGTCGGTGGTGGGTATCTCGATCGGGGCGCAGATGGCCGCGGCCGGAGTCGCCGAACCGGTGGCGACGCGCAACATCGCGCTGACGATCGCGGCGGCGACCGCGATGCTGCTGCCGTTGCGGCAGGCCTTGGCTGCCAGTGCCGCGGTGAGCCTGACGACCGCGACCGCGGTGTTGGTCGCCGCCCAGAGCCCCACCTCCGCGTTGTGGAGTATCGCGGTCCAGACGCCCATCTATTCCGTCAGCGTCGCCGCGGCGCTGGCCCTGGCATTTCGCGAGCTGCGCCGAGTCGCCGAACAGGCCGACGATCAGGCCCGGGCCCAGCTTGAGGCCGACCGCACCGTACAACGCAAGGAACGCGCACTCGAGGCCGCACGGCGTCGCGCACGGACCATCCACGACACCATCGTCAACACGCTCGGGGCGATTGCCACCGGCCGTATCGTCAGCTCGGACCCGTTGGTGGCGAGGCGGTGCGCCGAGGACGCCCGGATGGCTGATCTGCTCCGCCGGTCCGCGGCCCCGCAATGCCCATCGGTCGATGACGTCATCACCCATGCTGCTGCGGTCGGGGTCCGGCTCCAGACAGCGGATCTGGCGACCCTCAGCCGACGACTCGGCGCCGAGCAGTCGTGGCGGCGACGTGAGGTCATCTCGATACTCCGCGAGGCCGTCACCAATATCGGTAAGCATGCCGGCGCGACCCAAGCCCGGCTGTCCTATGACGCACAGTCATCGACGGTGACGGTGCGTGATGACGGGGCCGGGATGGCCGACCCGGCACCGTTGACGGAGGCCATGGCGGACCGGGTCCGCGATGCCCGCGCACAGGTGCAGATCCGCAGCGAAGCCGGCCACGGCACCACCGTCGCGCTCCAGATCCCACCGCTCGACGACACCGCCACAGGCGTTTTCGAAGCCGCCTCGGCACGGATGGCCACTGCCGTCGCCGCGGTGATGCTCACCGAATTCCTGGTGATCGCAGTCGTCATCACGGCTTTCAGCGGTGACTGGAGCTCAGCGGCCGTCCTCCCCCAGGTCCTGATGTGGTCGGTGACCGCGGCGGTACTGGCAATCCTGGTCAGGTCCGCCGGGCGGGAACGCACACTGCCGGTTCACGCCGTCATCGCCGCGTACCTCGGTCTGCTCGGGATGGTCGTCGTCTACCACCTCGCCGACGCGACCGGAAGTGTCTGCGGCCTGAAGCCCACCCTGGCCTGGGGCGGGGACGCGGTCGCCACCGTCGGCGCCATCCTGGTATTGGTCGACGGACGGTTCCGGGTGGTCGGCCCCGCGGTCGGGATGACCGCCGCGGCGATCGTGGCCATGCTGATCGGAACGGAATCCGATTGTCTCGGCTCGACATTGGGGCTGTTCGCCACCGACCTTCTGGTGATCGGCGCGTTCTATCTGCTGCGTCGCCAGACGCTGCGGTTGTCGACGGTGGCAGCCGAGCACCACGGCGACCAGATCCGGCGCCGGGAGGAGCAGGAACGGATCGCCGCCGAGGATGCGCTGCACGATGACGGTTTCGCCGCCACACTCGAATTCTCCAAAGACATCCTGCAGGCCGTCGCCGACCGCCCGGAACGCGCTCGTCATTCGCAAACCCGGGCGGAAGCGGGCCTGGAGGAAAGTTATCTGCGCGCGCTGATCGGCCTGACCGCCGATATCGCCACCGCGACCGCCCTGCAGCATTTCGTCGGGGCGATCGATGCCGCCCGCAGCGCCGGCGTCAGGATCAGCGTGCACGCGGCCCCGGGTGTGCTCAACGACGAGTACGCCGGCATCGTCGTGTCCACGCTGCGGCAGATCATTGCGAAGTGCGAAGCCGGAGATGACGTGTCGCTCGGGGTTTTCGGGCCCGAATCCGCACCGTCACTGATAATCGTCGCACCGCCGCCCGCCGTCGAGCGGTACGCGGACGCGACGGCGGCGGCAATGCCGCCAGGGACGGCACAGTTCACCGTCACCCCCGGGCTGGGACTGATCGAGATGAGGTGGTTCGATGTCGCACATCGCAGTGGTGGATGA
- a CDS encoding response regulator transcription factor codes for MSHIAVVDDHVLVRDALVRMMREAGHTVTAADNLEELPTEGEQFDLVLLDLDLGGAGLVQEQHIIRLREHGAAVLIVSAAGSPRHVQRMLRAGALGVVAKSDSMDDLGAAVRAALSGRPWMSPMLAQAITLDQVDRPVLSDQELLALQLYACGLKLDSVARRMGVASSTAKQYIDRVRDKYAKAGLTVRTKTELYTIGVEDGFISRDDTAAPAG; via the coding sequence ATGTCGCACATCGCAGTGGTGGATGACCACGTGCTGGTCCGCGACGCCTTGGTGCGGATGATGCGCGAGGCCGGTCATACCGTCACCGCCGCGGACAATCTCGAGGAGTTGCCGACCGAGGGCGAACAGTTCGACCTGGTGCTACTCGACCTGGACCTGGGTGGCGCGGGGCTGGTTCAGGAACAGCACATCATCCGGTTACGCGAGCACGGCGCCGCTGTGCTCATCGTGTCCGCGGCGGGAAGTCCGCGCCATGTGCAGAGAATGCTGCGCGCCGGCGCGTTGGGGGTGGTCGCAAAGAGTGACAGCATGGACGATCTCGGCGCCGCGGTGCGCGCCGCGTTGTCCGGCCGGCCGTGGATGAGTCCCATGCTGGCGCAGGCCATCACCCTTGATCAGGTCGACCGGCCGGTATTGTCCGATCAGGAGTTGCTGGCTCTCCAGCTGTATGCGTGCGGTCTCAAACTCGACAGCGTAGCTCGACGGATGGGGGTGGCCAGCAGTACTGCCAAGCAGTACATCGACCGGGTTCGCGACAAGTATGCGAAGGCGGGTCTGACGGTCCGGACGAAGACGGAGCTCTACACCATCGGGGTTGAGGACGGTTTCATCTCACGCGACGACACCGCCGCGCCGGCGGGCTGA
- a CDS encoding PLDc N-terminal domain-containing protein encodes MWNSFWHFLWSTVVVFAFIAYLIILFNILVDLFWRDRATSGVVKAIWVVFLVVLPYLTALVYLIARGKGMAERGTEHAAAARKSTEDYIRQAAGRSPAQEISDAKNLLDGGVITAAEFDQLKSAALRQ; translated from the coding sequence ATGTGGAATTCGTTCTGGCACTTTTTGTGGTCGACAGTGGTGGTCTTCGCATTCATCGCCTATCTGATCATCCTGTTCAACATCCTGGTCGATCTGTTCTGGCGTGATCGCGCCACATCGGGTGTCGTCAAGGCGATTTGGGTTGTCTTCCTGGTGGTGCTGCCCTATCTGACCGCGCTGGTCTATCTCATCGCCCGGGGCAAGGGAATGGCGGAGCGGGGCACCGAGCACGCGGCCGCGGCCAGGAAGAGCACCGAGGACTACATCCGCCAGGCGGCCGGACGTTCGCCGGCGCAGGAGATCTCCGATGCCAAGAATCTTCTCGATGGTGGCGTCATCACCGCCGCCGAATTCGACCAGCTGAAGTCGGCCGCCTTGCGTCAGTGA
- a CDS encoding cytochrome P450, producing MLRRRIFLAGGAGAAAVVSAQALAGCSTAETTVPSATNAPGALAGLPEEIIKIRDEYIAKFDEEYVDNVIVQHFLNRISDGERPVLPMIDTPLTKENALPYDLWGLLSETWQPAPEEGVTVFLQGLDKRGPDNLRKRIYMSAVTPDLYEGMYQGKVVEFFDALFGPANAKKPLMKLYLDTFWDLYWNLHLGVKGDQIPEQVRQIGASFNAVLAYRDPTEQIVYDNYMTVRKNLDFLKSWIDDRLEDIEAGRTPEPEKTFAWYWLKNGENSEHFNHKDVVFECFHNFVAFSQWGNSLYNVMATLGREGGNSQAKDWFTRTMSGDYDNAAGSAFPPLERLVMELFRTISPNGGSISALQISPEVQFERHSYMISPHTSTSHDPVQWVNPDEFDPSRYEAAPTSAEVDEARIKQMGLAKCPFDPTSFDVKDGRKAAMQNSAFGTVFGVVDDRPLPVCDYAGFAPFGFGYRRCPGEQLTIMAFEDLLRIVWNKKLEFVPVAGADAQQLPIGPTTVIGDNIGFARRL from the coding sequence ATGTTGCGGAGACGTATTTTTCTTGCCGGCGGCGCAGGGGCCGCGGCCGTGGTGTCGGCACAGGCACTGGCGGGATGCTCCACGGCGGAGACCACGGTCCCGTCGGCCACCAACGCTCCCGGCGCGCTCGCGGGCCTGCCCGAAGAGATCATCAAGATCCGCGACGAATACATTGCGAAGTTCGACGAAGAGTACGTCGACAATGTGATCGTCCAGCACTTCCTGAACCGGATCTCCGACGGTGAGCGACCGGTGTTACCGATGATCGACACCCCGCTGACCAAAGAGAACGCCCTCCCTTACGACCTGTGGGGACTTCTCAGCGAGACATGGCAACCCGCCCCTGAGGAGGGTGTCACCGTCTTCCTCCAGGGACTGGACAAACGCGGTCCGGACAACCTGCGCAAGCGCATCTACATGTCGGCGGTCACCCCCGATCTCTACGAGGGGATGTACCAGGGCAAGGTCGTCGAGTTCTTCGATGCCCTGTTCGGCCCGGCAAACGCCAAGAAGCCGTTGATGAAGCTGTACCTGGACACCTTCTGGGACCTGTACTGGAATCTGCATCTGGGGGTCAAGGGTGATCAGATTCCCGAGCAGGTGCGTCAGATCGGGGCCAGCTTCAATGCGGTACTGGCATATCGCGATCCCACCGAACAGATCGTCTACGACAACTACATGACGGTGCGCAAGAACCTCGACTTCCTGAAGTCGTGGATCGACGACCGGCTCGAGGACATCGAAGCCGGCCGGACACCCGAACCGGAGAAGACATTCGCCTGGTACTGGCTCAAGAATGGTGAGAACAGCGAGCACTTCAACCACAAGGATGTGGTTTTCGAGTGCTTCCACAATTTCGTGGCCTTCAGCCAGTGGGGTAACAGTCTCTACAACGTGATGGCGACCCTGGGCCGCGAGGGCGGCAACAGCCAGGCCAAGGACTGGTTCACCCGGACCATGTCCGGCGATTACGACAATGCGGCCGGATCGGCCTTCCCGCCTTTGGAACGTCTTGTGATGGAACTGTTCCGGACGATCTCGCCCAACGGCGGCAGCATCTCGGCATTGCAGATCTCGCCGGAGGTGCAGTTCGAGCGGCACAGCTACATGATCAGCCCGCACACCTCGACCAGCCACGACCCCGTGCAGTGGGTCAACCCCGACGAATTCGACCCGTCGCGCTATGAGGCCGCGCCCACCAGCGCCGAGGTGGACGAGGCACGGATCAAGCAGATGGGCCTGGCCAAGTGCCCCTTCGACCCGACATCCTTCGATGTCAAGGACGGCCGCAAGGCCGCCATGCAGAACAGCGCCTTCGGCACCGTGTTCGGGGTCGTCGACGACCGCCCACTGCCGGTGTGCGATTACGCCGGGTTCGCGCCATTCGGGTTCGGTTACCGCCGCTGCCCAGGTGAGCAACTCACGATCATGGCGTTCGAGGATCTGCTGCGGATCGTCTGGAACAAGAAGCTCGAATTCGTGCCCGTCGCCGGAGCGGATGCCCAGCAACTCCCCATCGGTCCGACCACGGTGATCGGCGACAACATCGGATTCGCCCGGCGTCTCTGA